In a genomic window of Candidatus Competibacteraceae bacterium:
- a CDS encoding lytic transglycosylase domain-containing protein has product MLAPAVVWADQATGQNENKQPAQVAMVTPSTFEAPATAPASTAPAATAPASTAPASTAPVATAPAIDSKPDPTGVEPAQQSKLANLSRHIQSKYGISEQKATNIVRQAIDNGSRHQLEPELILAIIAVESTFQERAVSRVGARGLMQVMPGPHREKVKEIGGSRALFDPAKNIHTGSKILTIYLNNHSGNLRRALLNYNGSLGTRSSYADRVMRIYRDLQRATTTG; this is encoded by the coding sequence ATGCTAGCGCCCGCAGTGGTTTGGGCGGATCAGGCCACCGGGCAAAACGAAAACAAGCAACCTGCCCAGGTCGCCATGGTAACGCCATCAACGTTCGAAGCGCCGGCAACAGCTCCAGCCAGCACGGCTCCAGCAGCTACGGCTCCAGCCAGCACGGCTCCAGCCAGCACGGCTCCGGTAGCTACGGCGCCCGCCATTGATTCCAAGCCCGATCCCACCGGAGTCGAACCCGCCCAACAAAGCAAACTCGCCAATCTATCCCGACATATTCAAAGCAAGTATGGTATTTCCGAACAAAAGGCGACCAATATCGTCCGGCAAGCCATCGATAACGGCAGCCGCCATCAACTGGAACCAGAGTTGATCCTGGCCATCATCGCGGTAGAGTCCACGTTTCAGGAACGCGCCGTGAGCCGGGTTGGTGCTCGGGGCCTGATGCAAGTGATGCCGGGACCACATCGGGAGAAGGTCAAGGAAATCGGGGGTTCCCGCGCGCTGTTCGATCCCGCCAAGAACATTCATACCGGCTCGAAGATTCTGACGATCTATCTCAACAACCATTCCGGCAACTTGCGGCGCGCCTTGCTCAACTACAACGGCAGCCTGGGAACCCGCTCCTCTTATGCGGATCGGGTCATGCGCATCTATCGCGACTTGCAGCGGGCAACGACCACCGGTTAA
- a CDS encoding cob(I)yrinic acid a,c-diamide adenosyltransferase yields MGNRLSKIYTRTGDDGTTGLGNGERVAKDSLRIETIGAVDELNCAIGRVLVHDLRDAMRECLQAVQHKLFDLGGELSIPGYQAIKGEDVERLESALNDFNAQLPPLKEFILPGGGRAAADCHMARAICRRAERRLVSLASEEDVGEHARRYLNRLSDLLFVLCRILARDEGGVEVLWRNPARSSNAT; encoded by the coding sequence ATGGGTAACCGACTTTCCAAGATCTACACCCGTACCGGTGATGACGGCACCACCGGTTTGGGGAACGGCGAACGGGTGGCTAAGGACAGTCTGCGCATCGAAACCATCGGGGCGGTGGACGAATTGAATTGCGCCATCGGCCGGGTGTTGGTGCACGATCTGCGCGACGCCATGCGGGAGTGCCTGCAAGCGGTGCAGCACAAGCTGTTCGATCTGGGCGGGGAATTGAGCATTCCGGGCTATCAGGCGATCAAGGGCGAGGATGTGGAGCGCCTGGAATCGGCCTTGAACGATTTTAACGCCCAACTGCCGCCGCTGAAGGAATTCATTCTGCCAGGCGGCGGCCGGGCGGCGGCGGACTGTCACATGGCTCGTGCGATTTGTCGCCGGGCCGAACGGCGGCTGGTGTCGCTAGCCAGCGAAGAGGACGTCGGCGAGCACGCCCGCAGGTATCTGAACCGGCTGTCCGACTTATTGTTCGTGCTGTGTCGCATCCTCGCCCGCGACGAGGGCGGTGTCGAAGTGCTGTGGCGCAACCCCGCCCGCAGCTCGAACGCGACTTAA
- a CDS encoding DUF1285 domain-containing protein, with the protein MPSSKPDPAVLAEQLAAERPPPPVDRWNPPLSGDMDLRIARNGTWYHEGTAFQREALVRLFASILRRDEDGYHYLVTPVEKWRIQVEDAPFVAIRVDATGVGSSQVLTFTTNVGNTLTAGPDHPLVVEYRKPGGEPSPYLHVRGRLRALLSRAVFVELTELGEERNTSEGRCYGVWSRGEFFALGRLDEES; encoded by the coding sequence ATGCCGTCATCCAAACCCGATCCCGCGGTCCTGGCCGAGCAACTTGCAGCCGAACGGCCGCCGCCGCCCGTAGATCGCTGGAACCCTCCACTCAGCGGCGATATGGACCTACGTATCGCCCGGAATGGTACTTGGTATCATGAAGGAACCGCCTTCCAGCGCGAAGCGTTGGTCCGGCTGTTCGCCTCGATTTTGCGCCGCGATGAGGACGGTTACCACTATCTGGTCACACCGGTGGAAAAATGGCGCATCCAGGTGGAAGACGCCCCCTTCGTGGCCATTCGCGTCGACGCCACCGGCGTCGGTTCCAGCCAAGTGTTGACCTTCACCACCAATGTCGGCAACACCCTCACCGCCGGACCCGATCATCCGTTGGTCGTCGAGTACCGCAAACCCGGCGGAGAGCCTTCGCCCTACCTGCACGTTCGCGGCCGATTGCGAGCGTTGTTGAGCCGCGCGGTCTTCGTGGAATTGACCGAGCTGGGTGAGGAACGAAACACGTCGGAAGGTCGCTGTTACGGGGTGTGGAGTCGGGGAGAGTTTTTTGCCCTGGGCCGCTTGGACGAGGAGTCCTGA